GAATATGGCTTGTGATCCATAGGTTTTCTATAATTTTTTAAAAATGAAATATAAGAATCGATGTCAATCTGAACAATCTCGGTGACATCTTTTTTTATGAACGAGAAAAATTGTCTAATATCTCGCTGGTAATTTTCCAAGGTGTTTTTTGACAATCGATGCTCTGGGTGAGTGGAAAAATAAGCCAAAAAGGACTCAATATAGGTGTTCATAAATCAACCTCCCCTACCTTAAAATGTAAAAATCTGTGCAAAGTGTGATAGTACCAACAGTATATCATATTTTAAAAATAATCCATAACTGATATTATGGAATTTTTTTGTGATTTAGGGCGGTTATGAATATTACTTCAAACTGGAAATGACCACTCTGTTTAATTTAACAAAAATGGAAGATAGTAGTATAATAATATAGTAACAACTGTGATTAGTAACATATGTGAAAAGTAACTATAGTTACTAATCTGAAAAGTTTACCCAACAATTTCAAGAAAGAAGGCGCATTTTTTTATGAGTTTCGAGCTTACAAAAGTAGAAATGACGGAAAAAGAGTTCCAAGAAAAAAGTAAAGCGATGGGAGAAGTGCTTGATGTTTTCCAAGATGAAAATAGCGAGCCTGAAGACGAAGGAATCGTAGACCCTGAACTAGAGGCTAAGAAGGGAAAAACAAAGACACGTCAAAAAGCAAAAACGACTAAAAAAAATCAAAACAAAAAACCGGCTACTATAGAGAATGGATCCGAGAGCGATTTGGTTAGATAAACGTATATCGTGACCGAGGATTTGAAGTGGGCGCTAAAAAGAAAAGCAGCCTATGAGAAAAAAGGCGTCAATGTTGTTTTGAGAGAGCTTTTGGAGAGTGGGATTGAGGGGCGGTATTTTGATTAGGGAGGAGGTTTTATTAATGAGTGAAACAATAAATGAATTAGAAAAATTGCTAGTAGAATTAGAAACTAATTTTGAGAAAAATGAATACGAAGAGTATGAAGAAGAATATGATGTTGAATTACAATACTCGGTTGGAGGAAAAAATACTTATTATACTTTAACGAAAGAATCTAAAACTATCCTAAATAGATTTAAAAATTTTATTAAGAAGAATAAATGTGTTAGTAGCGAGGAAATAATAGGAATAATTGATAAAATTTTAGAAAAAACAATTGCTACTACTGAGGATGTAGAAAATATATTAGCTAAAATAACTGCGATTCAAGAAGATGATTTTGAAGAATATGTGAAAACTGAAATAAATAAAGAAAAAGTACTATTTATAAGTCATTGTAGCAAAGATTCTTTTTATGTAGAAAAAATGATTGAATTACTTCAATTCATAGGAATAAAAGACAAATCGCAACTTTTTTGTAGCTCAAAACCTGGTTATGATATACCTGAAGGAGAAGATATTTACGATTATTTGAAAAATCTATTTAAAGAAAAAGATATTTATTTAGTTACGTTGTTGTCTAATAATTACTATAATAGCACGGCGTGTTTGAATGAAATGGGAGCGGGTTGGCTTACATCCTGTGCTCAAACTGCTTTTTTGATGCCAGGCTTTTCTTTTAAAGATATTGATGGAGCGATAAATCCTAGAAAAATAATGATTACATTAACTGATAAAGCTAGATTAAATGATTTTAAGGACAAACTTATAAATGTATTTGGATTAGATTCTATTGATCAAAATATTTGGGAAGATCAAAGAAACAAAATAGTAGAAGAAATAGAAGCACATTATGAAGGGATTAGAACTTTAAATACTGTAGACAGTCTTACGAGTATTGAAAAACGTAGAATTACACCTTCGGGTAATGATGTAGACTTTCTGCTGAGTTTTAGAAATGAAGGGACTACTGAAGTTGCATGTATAGGATTAGATATCGAGCTTAAAGACATATATGGTAATAGTGCTAGTATTTTCATAAATGATTCAAATCATAGCTTTTTAGGAACTAATTTGCATCCGGATGAGAACAGATTTGAAAACATTAAAATCTCTCAAGATATCTTTGATACTAAAGGTGAATTTAATTTTTACAAACTGAATAAACCTGAGTGCAAAATAGAAGCTTTATGGGGATAGATAAAAGTGGAAATGAATTCGAATTATAAAAGTAAATTAATGGGAGGTATTTAATATTGCCGTGGAAAGAAAGAAGAGTTGATAGCTTTGATGAATTAGTAGCTATTATAAATGAAAAACGTAGTGAAAATTGGATATATAGGGGACAGTCAAGTGCTGATTATAAATTAAAATCCTCACTAGCTAGAAATAAAAATTTAGTATCAAGAGATGTTGAAAAATGCTTAATTTGTAAGTTCAATGAAAAAGCACATTTATATCCAGAAGGGCGAGATTATGATTGTGAGGATGAACTTGAAACTTTAGCATTAATGCAACACTATGGTGCTCCTACAAGATTGTTGGACTGGAGTTATTCACCATTTGTAGCGTTATTTTTTGCTATAAACAATACTAGTAGTGATAAAGATGCAGCACTATACTGTCTAAATTGGAAGTATGTAGAAACGTTAAATGAGTTCAAGATATGGAACATAGATGAACGAATTAGCAAATATAATGCAGAATCTAAAGAAAATAAAATTGAATGCAATCAAGATATGAACGCAATAGAATTTGGAGATATATATGAAAAATTATCACAAAAAGACAATTTAGAGGAGGATATATTTTTACAAAAATATGAGCCTAGAAAGAAAAATAATCGTATTGACAAACAGCAAGGTCTTTTTCTAATATCTAGTAAAATAGATGTAGAGTATGAGGATGTGTTAAGTAGTTATTATTTAGATAAAGGAGTTATTAATGAATATAAATGCCCCATGTCTATGAATATAAAAAATACTTTCAAGAAGGCGGTGGATGTTGCTAGGGATTTTAACTCTAAAAATCCTGATTTAGATAAAGTTTCACAACTAAAGATTAAGATTGATTCTAACAGTACAGATTATATAAGCATACTTAAGAATGCTTATATAAAAACATTCTCAAAATCAGAAGGGAACAACGATAAAATAAATTTAGCTGAAAAGACAAAATCAATAAATCCTTTTGAATGTATTGCACTAAAGATAATTATTACACCAAGAATAAAAAAAGATGTTTTAAAATATTTGCAATTAATGAATATATCAAATGAATTTTTATTTCCAGAAATGGAAGGCTTTTGTGCTGGATTAAAGCATAAAATGCTTTAGGAGAATGCGTAATGGGAAGATATGCAAAGAATTATACAGAGCAGCAGATTTTAAATATTGTGAAAAGTTATTTAATCGATGGAAAGAGCTATAGAAAGATAGAACGTGAACTTTTAAATAAGCCTGTTACGTCAAAAGTCTATGGCTATATTGCTATGGATATCTTAAAAGGTTTTGGTATTTATGCCGATAAAAAAGGTAT
This sequence is a window from Tissierellales bacterium. Protein-coding genes within it:
- a CDS encoding phage integrase N-terminal SAM-like domain-containing protein — its product is MNTYIESFLAYFSTHPEHRLSKNTLENYQRDIRQFFSFIKKDVTEIVQIDIDSYISFLKNYRKPMDHKPYS
- a CDS encoding toll/interleukin-1 receptor domain-containing protein → MSETINELEKLLVELETNFEKNEYEEYEEEYDVELQYSVGGKNTYYTLTKESKTILNRFKNFIKKNKCVSSEEIIGIIDKILEKTIATTEDVENILAKITAIQEDDFEEYVKTEINKEKVLFISHCSKDSFYVEKMIELLQFIGIKDKSQLFCSSKPGYDIPEGEDIYDYLKNLFKEKDIYLVTLLSNNYYNSTACLNEMGAGWLTSCAQTAFLMPGFSFKDIDGAINPRKIMITLTDKARLNDFKDKLINVFGLDSIDQNIWEDQRNKIVEEIEAHYEGIRTLNTVDSLTSIEKRRITPSGNDVDFLLSFRNEGTTEVACIGLDIELKDIYGNSASIFINDSNHSFLGTNLHPDENRFENIKISQDIFDTKGEFNFYKLNKPECKIEALWG
- a CDS encoding FRG domain-containing protein; the protein is MPWKERRVDSFDELVAIINEKRSENWIYRGQSSADYKLKSSLARNKNLVSRDVEKCLICKFNEKAHLYPEGRDYDCEDELETLALMQHYGAPTRLLDWSYSPFVALFFAINNTSSDKDAALYCLNWKYVETLNEFKIWNIDERISKYNAESKENKIECNQDMNAIEFGDIYEKLSQKDNLEEDIFLQKYEPRKKNNRIDKQQGLFLISSKIDVEYEDVLSSYYLDKGVINEYKCPMSMNIKNTFKKAVDVARDFNSKNPDLDKVSQLKIKIDSNSTDYISILKNAYIKTFSKSEGNNDKINLAEKTKSINPFECIALKIIITPRIKKDVLKYLQLMNISNEFLFPEMEGFCAGLKHKML